A window of Moritella sp. Urea-trap-13 contains these coding sequences:
- the puuE gene encoding allantoinase PuuE has product MTVAYPRDLIGYGQAVPHANWPNKARLAISFVLNYEEGGERCVLHGDSESEAFLSEMPGAVPLQGVRNLSMESCYEYGSRVGVWRLLNLFADYQIPLTVFAVAMALERHPDVAKAFVAANHEICSHGYRWIDYQYTNEVEEREHLHKAIDIIKALTGKRPSGWYTGRLGPNTRRLVAEEGGFLYDSDAYDDDLPYWVKANNQPHLVIPYTLDVNDMRFATPQGFNSGEQFFQYLKDSFDTLYAEGAESPKMMSVGLHCRLIGRPGRIASLKRFLDYVKHHDDVWLCTREQIANHWIENHPYQGS; this is encoded by the coding sequence ATGACTGTTGCCTATCCCAGAGATCTTATTGGTTATGGCCAAGCGGTACCACACGCTAATTGGCCTAACAAAGCACGCTTGGCAATCTCATTTGTGCTTAATTATGAAGAAGGTGGCGAACGTTGTGTATTGCATGGCGACAGTGAATCTGAAGCCTTTTTATCCGAAATGCCAGGCGCAGTCCCACTACAGGGTGTACGCAATCTCAGTATGGAGTCTTGCTATGAGTATGGCAGTCGAGTCGGTGTATGGCGTTTACTCAATCTATTTGCTGACTACCAAATACCACTGACCGTATTTGCGGTCGCCATGGCATTAGAAAGACACCCGGATGTAGCAAAAGCTTTTGTCGCTGCCAACCACGAGATCTGCAGTCATGGTTATCGCTGGATTGATTATCAATATACCAATGAAGTCGAAGAACGCGAGCATTTACATAAAGCCATCGACATCATTAAAGCATTAACAGGTAAACGTCCATCAGGCTGGTATACCGGTCGATTGGGCCCAAATACTCGCCGTTTAGTCGCAGAAGAAGGTGGTTTTTTGTATGACTCAGATGCCTATGATGATGACCTACCCTATTGGGTTAAAGCCAATAATCAGCCACATCTTGTTATCCCTTACACTTTAGATGTTAACGATATGCGCTTTGCAACACCACAAGGTTTTAATAGTGGCGAGCAGTTCTTTCAATACTTAAAAGATAGCTTCGATACCCTGTATGCCGAAGGTGCTGAGTCACCAAAAATGATGTCGGTTGGTTTGCATTGCCGTTTAATCGGCCGTCCAGGACGTATTGCCTCACTCAAGCGCTTTTTAGACTACGTAAAACACCATGATGATGTGTGGTTATGCACACGTGAACAAATCGCCAATCACTGGATTGAAAATCATCCATATCAGGGATCTTAA
- the uraD gene encoding 2-oxo-4-hydroxy-4-carboxy-5-ureidoimidazoline decarboxylase → MTHFSTCIPSQLTQSDFVTIFADIYEHSPWVAEQAYQQYQAQKINDNIDEIASLQQCMADILLAAGHEQQLALINAHPDLAGRAAVNGELTAASTSEQAGAGIDQCSTEEFTRFTQLNDAYKAKFNFPFIKAVRGANRFLILADFKHRIQNDTDTEFKQALLEINKIAAFRLNDL, encoded by the coding sequence ATGACACATTTTAGTACTTGCATCCCAAGTCAGCTGACGCAATCCGATTTTGTCACCATTTTTGCTGATATTTATGAGCACAGTCCTTGGGTTGCAGAACAAGCTTATCAACAATACCAAGCGCAAAAAATTAATGACAATATCGATGAAATTGCCTCACTACAGCAATGTATGGCAGATATTTTACTCGCAGCTGGCCATGAACAACAGCTTGCATTAATCAATGCTCACCCAGATTTAGCTGGCCGCGCAGCGGTAAATGGTGAACTCACCGCCGCTTCGACCTCAGAGCAAGCCGGTGCGGGGATAGATCAATGTAGCACCGAAGAATTTACCCGTTTCACGCAACTCAATGATGCTTATAAAGCGAAATTCAATTTTCCGTTTATCAAAGCCGTGCGTGGTGCCAACCGTTTTTTAATCTTAGCTGACTTTAAACATCGTATTCAAAATGATACCGACACCGAGTTCAAGCAAGCATTATTAGAAATAAACAAGATAGCCGCATTTCGCTTAAACGATTTATAA
- the alc gene encoding allantoicase, with protein sequence MTTELNFDRHINLADEKLGAEAIFATDDFFADKQRMLKTEAAVFVPDLYDDNGKWMDGWESRRKRHEGYDYCIVRLGLPGSIEGLNIDTANFTGNYAPSASVDACFVADGQDPQAETQWTEILGSESLQGDSEHLFSLTSDTVYTHVRLNIYPDGGVARLRVYGKPSINWDNISADQEIDLAATVNGGRAIACNDEHFGVMGNLLNPGRGINMGDGWETARRRTPGNDWVIIALGNKGSVNRIEIDTAHFKGNFPDSVNIQAACVAGGTEEQIQAQSLFWRELLPAQKLSADNIHNYQQQVNALGDITHIRVNIYPDGGISRVRMFGTVSK encoded by the coding sequence ATGACTACTGAATTAAACTTTGATCGCCATATTAACCTTGCTGATGAAAAACTCGGTGCTGAAGCCATTTTTGCTACTGATGATTTTTTTGCCGATAAACAACGTATGCTTAAAACAGAAGCCGCAGTATTTGTACCCGATCTTTACGATGACAACGGTAAATGGATGGACGGTTGGGAATCTCGTCGTAAACGTCATGAAGGTTATGATTACTGCATCGTTCGTTTAGGTTTGCCAGGTTCAATTGAAGGTTTGAATATTGATACTGCAAACTTTACCGGAAACTACGCACCTTCAGCCTCTGTTGATGCTTGTTTTGTGGCTGACGGTCAAGATCCACAAGCAGAAACACAGTGGACAGAAATCCTCGGTTCAGAATCACTGCAAGGTGATAGCGAGCACCTATTCAGCCTAACAAGCGATACAGTTTATACCCACGTACGTCTTAACATCTACCCTGATGGTGGCGTAGCACGTTTACGTGTTTACGGTAAACCAAGTATTAACTGGGATAACATCAGCGCCGATCAAGAAATTGATTTAGCGGCAACCGTTAACGGTGGTCGTGCGATTGCCTGTAACGATGAACACTTTGGGGTCATGGGTAATTTATTAAATCCAGGCCGCGGTATCAACATGGGTGACGGTTGGGAAACTGCACGTCGTCGTACACCGGGCAATGACTGGGTAATTATCGCACTGGGTAATAAAGGCAGTGTTAATCGCATCGAAATCGATACCGCACACTTTAAAGGTAACTTCCCTGATTCAGTCAACATCCAAGCAGCTTGTGTGGCTGGCGGTACAGAAGAACAGATCCAAGCGCAAAGCTTATTCTGGCGTGAACTGTTACCAGCACAAAAATTATCTGCAGATAATATTCATAACTATCAACAGCAAGTGAATGCCCTGGGTGATATTACCCATATCCGCGTCAATATTTATCCAGACGGTGGTATTAGCCGTGTGCGTATGTTCGGAACCGTATCGAAATGA
- the uraH gene encoding hydroxyisourate hydrolase: MSGLSTHVLDTANGVPGAGISIKLYRVEAEQLELVTSAVTNSDGRTDSLLLTSEELRVGKYQLQFDTADYFRERGAVVPETAFLDDIVIRFGISDTQAHYHVPLLVSPFSYSTYRGS, from the coding sequence ATGAGTGGACTCAGTACACATGTGCTTGATACAGCGAATGGCGTACCTGGCGCAGGTATCAGTATTAAGTTATATCGAGTGGAAGCGGAGCAATTAGAGCTTGTTACTTCTGCAGTAACGAACAGCGACGGTCGCACCGATTCTTTATTATTAACCAGTGAAGAACTGCGTGTTGGTAAGTATCAGTTACAATTTGATACGGCTGATTATTTTCGTGAGCGTGGCGCAGTTGTGCCTGAAACGGCTTTCTTAGATGATATTGTGATCCGTTTTGGTATTAGCGATACCCAAGCGCATTATCATGTGCCGCTGTTAGTCTCACCGTTTAGCTATTCTACTTATCGCGGTAGCTAG
- a CDS encoding NCS2 family permease, whose translation MDKTQQGSELQGSPQSGILERLFKLSEHGTTVKTELMAGLTTFVTMAYIIFVNPDLMAKTGMDKDALIVATCIGAAIGCMLMGLYANWPVGLAPGMGLNAFFTYTVVFDMGYTWQVAMAAVFVSGVLFALMSFYKIREWILDSIPQSLRYAMTAGVGLFLGIIGFKNAGIVVSFEPTLTTLGNFKEPSVLLAALTFLIIGSLFRRNLFGAVLIGMLVTTLAGIPLGLVSAPASIISSPPSIAPIFMAMDFEHLFYNAEGIFNVGMISVIISFLFVNMFDTAGTLMGVADKANLINEKGEIENLKKSLKADSVSSVLGACVGCPPVTSYVESASGVAAGGRTGLTAVTVGVLFLAATFFTDIALIIPSYATAGALIFVSFLMMSGLSKVNWDEFTDYVPACITAIMMAFTFSIANGIALGFIAFTFLKVGSGKASEVSISIWVLTAIFIAKLAFM comes from the coding sequence ATGGATAAAACACAACAAGGATCTGAGTTACAGGGTTCACCTCAAAGTGGCATACTGGAGCGGTTATTTAAACTCTCTGAGCATGGCACTACGGTAAAAACTGAGCTTATGGCAGGTTTAACGACCTTTGTTACTATGGCTTACATTATTTTTGTAAACCCCGATCTAATGGCAAAGACTGGCATGGATAAAGATGCCTTGATTGTTGCTACCTGTATTGGTGCTGCAATTGGTTGTATGTTGATGGGTCTATACGCCAACTGGCCAGTGGGTCTTGCGCCGGGTATGGGGCTTAATGCTTTCTTTACTTACACTGTTGTATTTGACATGGGTTATACCTGGCAGGTTGCGATGGCGGCGGTATTTGTATCGGGTGTACTCTTTGCCTTGATGAGCTTTTATAAGATCCGCGAATGGATACTCGACAGTATACCGCAGAGTTTACGCTATGCGATGACGGCGGGTGTCGGTCTATTCTTGGGTATTATTGGCTTTAAAAATGCCGGTATCGTGGTTTCTTTTGAACCAACGCTGACTACTTTAGGTAACTTTAAAGAACCGAGTGTCTTACTGGCTGCATTAACATTTTTAATTATTGGCTCGTTATTTCGTCGTAATCTATTTGGTGCGGTATTAATCGGTATGTTAGTGACGACACTTGCTGGTATTCCACTGGGTCTTGTTTCTGCGCCAGCGTCAATTATTTCTTCGCCGCCAAGCATTGCGCCAATCTTCATGGCGATGGATTTTGAACACCTGTTCTATAACGCTGAAGGCATCTTTAATGTTGGTATGATCAGTGTCATCATCTCGTTCTTATTTGTGAACATGTTTGATACGGCTGGTACCTTAATGGGCGTCGCGGATAAAGCCAATCTGATTAATGAAAAAGGTGAAATTGAAAACCTGAAAAAATCATTAAAAGCTGATTCCGTTTCAAGTGTATTAGGTGCTTGTGTGGGTTGTCCACCAGTAACATCGTATGTTGAAAGTGCATCAGGTGTGGCTGCAGGTGGTCGAACTGGTTTAACGGCAGTAACCGTAGGTGTGCTATTTTTAGCGGCAACCTTCTTTACTGATATCGCGTTAATTATTCCTAGCTATGCGACGGCTGGTGCACTTATCTTTGTGTCATTCTTGATGATGAGTGGATTGAGTAAAGTGAACTGGGATGAATTTACCGACTATGTTCCTGCTTGTATTACTGCGATCATGATGGCGTTCACGTTCTCGATTGCTAATGGTATTGCCCTTGGTTTTATTGCCTTCACGTTCTTGAAAGTAGGTTCAGGTAAAGCGAGCGAAGTATCGATTAGTATCTGGGTATTAACGGCTATATTCATTGCTAAATTAGCATTTATGTAA